Proteins encoded by one window of Cyanobium sp. NS01:
- a CDS encoding response regulator transcription factor: MKPCILLIEDDGDMRDLVAGHLEHGGFDVQKAEDGIKGQALALQYAPDLVLLDLMLPKVDGLTLCQRLRRDERTARIPILMLTALADTKDKVSGFNSGADDYLTKPFDLEELTVRVKALLRRSENAPLSTKHNEILSYGPITLVPERFEAIWFDQAVRLTHLEFELLHCLLQRHGQTVSPSLILKEAWGYEPDDDIETIRVHVRHLRTKLEPDPRKPRFIKTVYGAGYCLELPNDDQLAQLTPLVEQSRAAVQAS; this comes from the coding sequence ATGAAGCCCTGCATCCTGCTGATCGAGGACGACGGCGACATGCGCGACCTGGTAGCCGGACACCTTGAGCACGGCGGCTTCGATGTGCAGAAGGCTGAAGACGGCATCAAGGGCCAGGCCCTGGCGCTGCAGTACGCCCCGGATCTGGTGCTGCTCGACCTGATGCTGCCCAAGGTGGATGGCCTCACCCTGTGCCAGCGGCTGCGCCGCGACGAGCGCACGGCCCGTATCCCGATCCTGATGCTCACCGCCCTGGCGGACACCAAGGACAAGGTAAGCGGCTTCAACTCCGGCGCCGACGACTACCTCACCAAGCCCTTCGATCTCGAGGAGCTCACCGTGCGGGTGAAGGCGCTGCTGCGCCGCAGCGAGAACGCGCCCCTCTCCACCAAGCACAACGAGATCCTCAGCTACGGCCCCATCACCCTGGTGCCGGAGCGGTTCGAGGCCATCTGGTTTGACCAGGCCGTGCGCCTGACCCATCTGGAGTTCGAGCTGCTGCACTGCCTGCTGCAGCGGCACGGCCAGACGGTGTCGCCCTCCCTGATTCTCAAGGAGGCGTGGGGCTATGAGCCCGACGACGACATCGAGACCATCCGTGTGCACGTGCGCCACCTGCGCACCAAGCTGGAACCCGACCCCCGCAAGCCGCGCTTCATCAAGACGGTGTACGGGGCCGGCTACTGCCTGGAGCTGCCCAACGACGACCAGCTGGCCCAGCTCACGCCCTTGGTGGAGCAGTCGCGGGCGGCCGTCCAGGCCAGCTAG